Part of the Oncorhynchus mykiss isolate Arlee chromosome 12, USDA_OmykA_1.1, whole genome shotgun sequence genome, gtcaaaagtagtgcactatacagggaataggttatcattgggccctggtcaatagtagtgcactgtatagggaataggttatcattgggctctggtcaaaagtagtgcactgtatagggaatagggtacgaTTTGGGACTGAACCTTGATAGATAAATGATTTGTTGTTTTCCAGGGGACTGACCAGCAGTATGTCTAAGAACCGGGACACAGCTGTGGTGACAGTAGGCTTCGGCCAGGGTAGCAAGGTGGATAGTGTGCCCATGGGCAGCCGGATGACCCACATCCCAGAGAGCTTGACTGGGCAGCGGGGTCCAGGCAAACCCCAGTCTTCAGGCCCGAGGCATGGGCGTCTGATGCACCAGAGCACCCTGTCACTAGGGGACCCAAAGGGATCTGGGACCAGCTACACGACCACACACACTCAGGTCAGGACTgtaccacaaccacacacactcaGGTCAGGACTGTACCACTAGATGGTATTATAGAACTgtaccacaaccacacacactcaGGACTGTACCACTAGATGGTATTATAGAACTGTACCTGTACCACACACACTCAGGACTGTACCACTAGATGGTATTATAGAACTGTACCTGTaccacacacacgtgtgtgtctTTGGCATGACCTGTCCTGAGATCCTCTTCCTGGTTCTCTCCAGAGTTACTGTGGGCGGGAGGCCGACGGCCAACCTCTGGTCTTCTTTCCCCGAGATCCCGCCTACCCCTCCCAGCACACCAGTCAGCTGGACCTGAGTCACACATCCATCAGccaatcacagacacacagcagagaCATCCATAACCCCAAAGACATCATCCCGGTACGACCAAGTGTCAttctgaatggatggatgaaggaCTGTCAGTTGAGCTTTATTTCATTCTGTGTTGTCTCAGTGCAACACGTACGTTCATGTCGTCACTATAATTGTCAGAAGCAGCTGTCTTCAGTACTCAATGTCACCAGTAGAGGGTGCTGTAGCctcagaggaaggaaaccactgaacaactgaatagaatggaacagcTCTATTCATCTCCCTCTTTCCCACACCTCTCCATTCTACCAACAAGGTCTTCCTCTACTCATatcccctgtatctctctctactcatatcccctgtatctctctctactcatatcccctgtatctctctctactcatatcccctgtatctctctctactcatatcccctgtatctctctctactcatatcccctgtatctctctctactcatatcccctgtatctctctctactcatatcccctgtatctccctctactcatatcccctgtatctccctctactcatatcccctgtatctccctctactCATATCCCCTGTATCTTTCTATTTCGCCCCCTGTTCTCCCTCGCTGTCCCCCTAAACCCctatttttattttctctctctggcCCCTCTTCTATCCTtctaccccctccatctctctccatctcccccctatATCTTTCTCCCTCCAGTTCAATGTTCTTCATAGGCTGGGTCAGAGTAATTGGTCTCGTAATCGCGAGGGCGAGGCCATGAGAGAGGTGACCAATCCCAAGGAGCCCACCCCCTACTGGACGACCTATCGCAGTGAGCACAGGAGTCCCAGCCCCTCTCCCTCACCACACGACCCCACTGGTAGACCCACACTGTGGCATCAACATGATATACTGACAGGTAATACACACGGTTTTCTTTCTTACATTTGTAAACCCACAGTTTCCTGTACGAATCCccagctgtttgtgtgtgtgtgtgcgcatgcgttgtgtgtgtttcaggtgagGCCAGGAGTCCAGCAGGTCCAGGTAACGCCAGGAGACAGTCTGGAGAGAGAGTCCTGTGGGAAACACGACGCTGGGAGACAGACTGCCGTTCCCTCCGACTCTACTAAACACACAATTCAACTGTAcgtgtacgtacacacacacacacacacacacacacacacacaaaaccaactCTGACCCAACTGAGTGCAGTTCAGTACAACACCAGTGAAATACAACCAAAACCAGTCCACTAagactccatctagtcagaacaACTCCCTGGAATAACACTTCAGACTAATAAACCTGCTCCCTGAAGAACACTGAACCGGCAGGTCTGGGCTGAGTGGTACAGCACTGAACCGGCAGGTCTGGGCTGAGTGGTACAGCACTGAACCGGCAGGTCTGGGCTGAGTGGTACAGCACTGAACTGGCAGGTCTGGGCTGAGTGGTACAGCACTGAACT contains:
- the LOC118937805 gene encoding uncharacterized protein LOC118937805, with the protein product MSKNRDTAVVTVGFGQGSKVDSVPMGSRMTHIPESLTGQRGPGKPQSSGPRHGRLMHQSTLSLGDPKGSGTSYTTTHTQSYCGREADGQPLVFFPRDPAYPSQHTSQLDLSHTSISQSQTHSRDIHNPKDIIPFNVLHRLGQSNWSRNREGEAMREVTNPKEPTPYWTTYRSEHRSPSPSPSPHDPTGRPTLWHQHDILTGEARSPAGPGNARRQSGERVLWETRRWETDCRSLRLY